In Thamnophis elegans isolate rThaEle1 chromosome 4, rThaEle1.pri, whole genome shotgun sequence, the following proteins share a genomic window:
- the LOC116507089 gene encoding succinate dehydrogenase assembly factor 4, mitochondrial-like, with translation MTKAAKSPKRSSVLHREARGKGAGEGRGFLDKHRPLRGDIEGAGPWQEMALRLSLRQGRSFASSGGQASSAFLHSRSNTFSAKRSSEPTKQPLKKPVTPVGCFDTPEESNVEKESLEKFPNDINPTTKEKGGPRGPEPTRYGDWKRKGRCIDF, from the exons ATGACAAAAGCTGCGAAGAGCCCGAAACGCAGTTCTGTCCTCCATCGGGAGGCCAGAGGAAAAGGGGCGGGCGAGGGGCGGGGTTTCCTCGACAAGCACCGCCCACTTCGCGGGGACATTGAAGGCGCGGGTCCTTGGCAGGAAATGGCTCTGCGCCTATCGCTCCGGCAGGGCCGCTCTTTCGCCTCCAGCGGCGGACAAGCCA GCTCAGCATTTCTGCACAGCAGAAGTAATACCTTTAGTGCAAAACGAAGTAGTGAACCCACCAAGCAACCACTTAAGAAGCCAGTAACACCAGTAGGTTGTTTTGATACACCAGAAGAATCCAATGTAGAAAAGGAATCACTAGAAA AATTTCCCAATGATATCAAtccaacaacaaaagaaaaaggtGGTCCCAGAGGCCCTGAACCAACTCGTTATGGAGACTGGAAACGAAAAGGACGCTGCATTGATttttaa